Proteins co-encoded in one Stutzerimonas stutzeri genomic window:
- a CDS encoding bleomycin resistance protein yields MTISIEATVPVLASLNLDESRDFYARYLGFEVLRQDADYLILARDSAELHFWRCTDPYLAENTSCYVRTRDCQALFDEFSRRGLPLQPPVVQPWGMKELYVIDTHGNVLKFGENASITSTLSEENCS; encoded by the coding sequence ATGACGATTTCCATAGAGGCGACCGTGCCGGTGCTGGCATCGCTGAATCTCGACGAAAGCCGGGACTTCTACGCGCGCTATCTGGGGTTCGAGGTGCTGCGCCAAGACGCCGACTACCTGATCCTGGCGCGCGACAGCGCCGAGCTGCATTTCTGGCGCTGCACGGACCCTTACCTGGCGGAAAACACCTCCTGCTACGTGCGGACCCGCGACTGCCAGGCGCTGTTCGATGAGTTCAGTCGCCGCGGCTTGCCGCTGCAGCCGCCCGTGGTACAGCCGTGGGGCATGAAAGAGCTGTATGTCATAGACACCCACGGCAATGTGCTCAAATTCGGCGAAAACGCTTCGATAACATCCACCTTAAGTGAAGAAAACTGCTCATGA
- the parE gene encoding DNA topoisomerase IV subunit B, producing the protein MSYTSEAIEVLSGLDPVRKRPGMYTDTSRPNHLAQEVIDNSVDEALAGHASSVQVILHQDNSLQVIDDGRGMPVDIHPEEGVSGVELILTKLHAGGKFSNKNYQFSGGLHGVGISVVNALSTRVEVTVKRDGNEYRMAFTDGFKASELEVIGTVGKRNTGTSVHFWADPKYFDSPKFSISRLKHVLKAKAVLCPGLSVSFEDKSTGEKVEWHYQDGLRSYLVDAVSEFVRLPDEPFCGSLSGSKEAVDWALLWLPEGGDSVQESYVNLIPTAQGGTHVNGLRQGLLDAMREFCEFRNLLPRGVKLAPEDVWERIAFVLSTKMQEPQFSGQTKERLSSREAAAFVSGVVKDAFSLWLNAHPELGMQLAELAISNAGRRLKASKKVERKRITQGPALPGKLADCAGQDPARSELFLVEGDSAGGSAKQARDKEFQAIMPLRGKILNTWEVDGGEVLASQEVHDIAVAIGVDPGAADMSQLRYGKICILADADSDGLHIATLLCALFVRHFRPLVDAGHVYVAMPPLYRIDLGKDIFYALDEAERDGILDRLLAEKRRGKPQVTRFKGLGEMNPPQLRETTMDPNTRRLVQLTLDDFDGTREIMDMLLAKKRAGDRKNWLESKGNLAEVLI; encoded by the coding sequence ATGTCTTATACCTCCGAAGCCATTGAAGTCCTGTCGGGCCTGGATCCTGTCCGCAAGCGTCCGGGGATGTACACCGACACCTCGCGGCCCAACCACCTCGCTCAGGAAGTCATCGACAACAGCGTCGACGAGGCGCTGGCGGGCCATGCCAGTTCGGTGCAGGTGATCCTGCACCAGGACAACTCCCTGCAAGTGATCGACGACGGTCGCGGCATGCCGGTGGATATCCATCCGGAGGAGGGCGTTTCGGGCGTCGAGCTGATCCTCACCAAGCTGCACGCCGGCGGCAAGTTCTCGAACAAGAACTATCAGTTTTCCGGTGGCCTGCATGGTGTCGGGATCTCCGTGGTCAATGCCCTGTCGACCCGGGTCGAGGTGACCGTCAAACGTGATGGCAACGAGTACCGCATGGCTTTCACCGACGGCTTCAAGGCCAGCGAGTTGGAGGTCATCGGTACGGTTGGAAAGCGCAACACCGGCACCAGTGTGCATTTCTGGGCCGACCCGAAGTATTTCGATTCGCCGAAGTTTTCCATCAGCCGCCTCAAGCATGTGCTCAAGGCCAAGGCGGTACTCTGTCCGGGCTTGAGCGTCAGTTTCGAAGACAAGAGCACCGGTGAGAAGGTCGAGTGGCATTACCAGGACGGGCTGCGTTCGTATCTGGTCGATGCGGTCAGCGAGTTTGTCCGGCTGCCGGACGAGCCCTTCTGCGGCAGCCTGTCCGGCAGCAAGGAGGCGGTCGATTGGGCATTGTTGTGGCTGCCGGAAGGGGGCGACAGCGTTCAGGAAAGCTACGTCAACCTGATCCCGACGGCGCAAGGCGGCACCCATGTCAACGGGCTGCGGCAAGGCTTGCTGGACGCGATGCGGGAGTTCTGTGAGTTCCGCAACCTATTGCCGCGTGGGGTCAAGCTGGCGCCGGAAGACGTCTGGGAGCGGATCGCCTTCGTCCTCTCGACCAAGATGCAGGAGCCGCAGTTCTCCGGACAGACCAAGGAGCGCCTGTCTTCGCGGGAAGCGGCGGCGTTCGTCTCCGGTGTGGTCAAGGATGCCTTCAGTCTCTGGCTCAATGCCCACCCCGAGCTGGGCATGCAGCTTGCCGAACTGGCGATCAGTAATGCCGGGCGCCGGCTCAAGGCGAGCAAGAAAGTCGAGCGCAAACGCATCACCCAGGGGCCGGCGCTGCCCGGCAAGCTGGCCGATTGCGCGGGGCAGGATCCGGCGCGCTCCGAGCTGTTTCTGGTCGAGGGGGACTCGGCTGGCGGATCCGCCAAGCAGGCCCGCGACAAGGAGTTCCAGGCAATCATGCCGTTGCGCGGCAAGATCCTGAATACCTGGGAAGTCGATGGCGGCGAGGTGCTCGCGAGCCAGGAAGTGCACGACATCGCGGTGGCCATCGGCGTGGATCCCGGTGCGGCGGACATGTCCCAGCTGCGCTACGGGAAGATCTGCATTCTCGCCGACGCCGACTCGGACGGTCTGCACATCGCCACGTTGCTGTGCGCGCTGTTCGTTCGTCACTTCCGGCCGCTGGTCGACGCAGGGCATGTGTACGTGGCGATGCCGCCGCTGTACCGCATCGACCTCGGCAAGGATATCTTCTACGCGCTCGACGAAGCCGAGCGCGACGGTATCCTCGATCGCCTGCTGGCCGAGAAGCGCCGCGGCAAGCCGCAGGTCACCCGATTCAAGGGCCTTGGCGAAATGAACCCGCCGCAGCTGCGGGAAACCACCATGGACCCGAATACCCGCCGGCTGGTGCAGCTGACGCTCGATGATTTCGACGGCACCCGTGAAATCATGGACATGCTGCTTGCCAAGAAGCGCGCCGGCGATCGCAAGAACTGGCTCGAATCGAAGGGCAATCTCGCCGAGGTGCTGATTTGA
- a CDS encoding retropepsin-like aspartic protease family protein: protein MTQPAGRRAGRVMLVLAWGAGLLLATRFFADWEQGRANPNRDPVSVVQGDRIEVRLLSNSQGHFVADGLINGTPVTFLLDTGATDVAIPAGQAERLGLQRGAPVALQTANGSTTGYRTTLDSLTLGDIVLHDVRALIAPGYGAEQVLLGMSALKQLEFTQRAGTLVLRQETP from the coding sequence GTGACCCAGCCAGCCGGCCGCCGCGCCGGCCGCGTCATGCTGGTATTGGCATGGGGCGCGGGGCTGCTGCTGGCGACGCGTTTTTTCGCCGACTGGGAGCAGGGCCGCGCCAATCCCAACCGCGATCCCGTCTCGGTGGTGCAGGGCGACCGCATCGAGGTGCGGCTGCTCAGCAATAGCCAGGGCCACTTCGTGGCTGACGGACTCATCAATGGCACGCCCGTGACCTTCCTGCTTGATACCGGCGCCACGGACGTGGCGATTCCCGCCGGGCAGGCGGAACGCCTCGGCCTGCAGCGCGGCGCTCCCGTCGCGCTGCAGACCGCCAATGGCTCCACTACGGGGTACCGCACGACACTCGACAGCCTCACCCTGGGTGACATCGTGCTGCATGACGTGCGAGCCCTCATCGCGCCGGGCTATGGCGCAGAGCAGGTGCTGCTCGGCATGAGCGCCTTGAAGCAACTCGAATTCACCCAGCGCGCCGGCACCTTGGTGCTGCGCCAGGAAACCCCCTGA
- a CDS encoding PqiC family protein — MTQPVPMYRLDNGAVETPAQSANGAAILLGPVRLADYLQHDALLQRLPDGSLAANGQQARWAGDLQGDINQLLMRQLAWRLNTQSLELSPGSKGFSPDVQVELEITRLDSGPKHPAVLEAQWRLLDKQGKRQGSRLVRLQEEHQGTTADQVRAQSVLLQRLSEMMAEAIEPMVVAKTPVKRNIVKAPSKPAAPPAIPAVEPIRTDMEVFRF; from the coding sequence GTGACTCAACCCGTGCCGATGTACCGACTCGACAACGGCGCTGTGGAAACACCCGCACAATCGGCCAATGGCGCGGCGATTCTGCTGGGGCCTGTGAGGCTGGCCGACTACCTGCAGCACGACGCCTTGTTGCAACGCCTGCCGGACGGAAGCCTGGCAGCTAACGGCCAGCAGGCGCGCTGGGCCGGCGACCTGCAAGGCGACATCAATCAACTGCTCATGCGGCAGCTGGCCTGGCGCCTGAATACGCAGAGCCTCGAACTGAGCCCCGGTAGCAAGGGCTTCAGCCCCGACGTTCAGGTCGAACTCGAGATCACCCGACTGGATTCCGGCCCCAAGCATCCCGCTGTGCTGGAAGCCCAGTGGCGGCTGCTGGACAAGCAGGGCAAGCGTCAAGGCAGTCGCCTGGTCCGCCTTCAGGAAGAGCATCAGGGCACCACGGCCGATCAGGTGCGGGCACAGAGTGTGCTGCTGCAGCGCTTGAGCGAGATGATGGCGGAGGCGATCGAACCGATGGTCGTCGCCAAGACCCCCGTCAAGCGCAATATCGTCAAGGCACCGAGCAAACCGGCAGCGCCCCCTGCTATCCCGGCGGTCGAGCCGATCAGGACCGATATGGAAGTGTTCCGCTTCTAG
- the parC gene encoding DNA topoisomerase IV subunit A, producing MSETLDLSLDGVERRSLADFTEQAYLNYSMYVIMDRALPHIGDGLKPVQRRIIYAMSELGLNADSKHKKSARTVGDVLGKFHPHGDSACYEAMVLMAQPFSYRYTLVDGQGNWGAPDDPKSFAAMRYTEARLSRYSEVLLSELGQGTVDWVPNFDGTLNEPATLPARLPNLLLNGTTGIAVGMATDVPPHNLREVAAACVRLLDDPKTTVEQLCEHVQGPDYPTEAEIVTPRADLLKIYETGRGSVRMRAVYRVEDGDIVVSALPHQVSGSKVLEQIATQMQAKKLPMVADLRDESDHENPCRIVIIPRSNRVDADELMQHLFATTELESSYRVNTNVIGLDGRPQVKNLQVMLSEWLTYRIGTVRRRLQFRLDKVEKRLHLLEGLLVAFLNLDEVIHIIRTEDQPKPVLMARFELSELQADYILDTRLRQLARLEEMKIRGEQDELAKEREQLLALLGSETKLKKLVRKELIADAETYGDERRSPIVARAEARALSENELLPSEPVTVVMSEKGWARCAKGHDIDATGLSYKAGDGFKAAAPGRSNQYAVFIDSSGRSYSLAAHSLPSARGQGEPLTGRLTPPPGVSFECVLLPDDDALYVIASDAGYGFVVKGEDLQAKNKAGKALLSLPSGARVVAPRPLANRDQDWLAAVTTEGRLLVFPVRDLPQLGKGKGNKIIGIPGDRVASREEYLTGLAVLPEGATLVLQAGKRTLSLKADDLEHYKGERGRRGNKLPRGFQRVDGLLVETAN from the coding sequence ATGAGCGAAACCCTGGACCTGAGCCTGGACGGCGTCGAGCGCCGCTCCCTTGCCGACTTCACCGAGCAGGCTTATCTCAATTATTCGATGTACGTAATCATGGATCGCGCCCTGCCGCATATCGGCGACGGCCTCAAGCCGGTGCAGCGGCGCATCATCTATGCCATGAGCGAACTGGGGCTGAACGCCGATTCCAAGCACAAGAAGTCGGCGCGCACCGTCGGTGATGTGCTGGGTAAATTCCATCCGCACGGTGATTCGGCCTGTTACGAAGCCATGGTGCTGATGGCGCAGCCATTCAGCTATCGCTACACGCTGGTCGACGGGCAGGGCAACTGGGGGGCACCGGACGATCCGAAATCCTTCGCTGCCATGCGCTACACCGAAGCGCGTTTGTCGCGCTATTCGGAGGTCCTGCTGTCCGAGCTCGGCCAGGGTACGGTGGACTGGGTGCCCAACTTCGACGGCACGCTCAACGAGCCGGCAACATTGCCGGCGCGTTTGCCCAATCTGCTGCTCAACGGCACCACCGGCATCGCCGTTGGCATGGCGACCGACGTACCACCACACAACCTGCGCGAGGTGGCTGCCGCCTGCGTCCGGCTGCTCGATGATCCGAAAACGACGGTCGAGCAGCTCTGCGAGCACGTGCAGGGCCCCGATTATCCGACCGAGGCGGAAATCGTCACGCCGCGCGCCGATTTGCTGAAAATCTACGAGACCGGTCGTGGTTCGGTGCGTATGCGCGCCGTGTATCGCGTCGAGGACGGCGATATCGTGGTCAGTGCGTTGCCGCACCAGGTGTCTGGCTCCAAGGTGCTGGAGCAGATCGCGACACAGATGCAGGCCAAGAAGCTGCCCATGGTGGCTGATCTGCGCGATGAGTCGGACCATGAAAATCCTTGTCGGATCGTCATCATCCCGCGCTCCAATCGAGTCGATGCCGACGAACTGATGCAACACCTGTTCGCCACCACCGAGCTGGAGTCGAGCTACCGGGTCAACACCAATGTCATCGGGCTCGATGGCCGGCCGCAGGTCAAGAACCTTCAGGTAATGCTCAGCGAATGGCTGACCTACCGCATCGGGACGGTGCGCCGTCGGCTGCAGTTCCGCCTGGACAAGGTCGAGAAGCGCCTGCACCTGTTGGAAGGCTTGCTGGTGGCCTTTCTCAACCTCGACGAGGTGATTCATATCATCCGCACCGAGGACCAGCCCAAGCCGGTGCTGATGGCACGGTTCGAGCTCTCCGAACTCCAGGCTGACTACATCCTCGACACCCGCCTGCGGCAACTGGCGCGGTTGGAAGAGATGAAGATTCGTGGCGAGCAGGACGAGCTGGCCAAGGAGCGTGAGCAGTTGCTGGCGCTGCTCGGCAGCGAGACCAAGCTGAAAAAACTGGTACGCAAGGAGTTAATCGCCGACGCCGAAACCTATGGTGATGAACGCCGCTCGCCTATCGTGGCGCGGGCCGAGGCTCGGGCGCTGTCGGAAAACGAGCTGCTGCCCTCCGAGCCGGTTACCGTGGTCATGTCCGAAAAGGGCTGGGCGCGCTGTGCCAAAGGCCACGACATCGACGCGACCGGGCTGTCCTACAAGGCCGGCGATGGCTTCAAGGCCGCGGCACCAGGTCGCTCCAACCAATACGCCGTGTTCATCGACTCCAGCGGTCGCAGTTACTCGCTGGCGGCGCACTCGCTGCCCTCGGCGCGGGGGCAGGGCGAGCCCTTGACCGGACGGCTGACGCCACCACCGGGTGTCAGCTTCGAGTGCGTTCTGCTGCCCGATGATGACGCGCTGTATGTGATCGCCTCGGACGCCGGCTACGGCTTCGTGGTCAAGGGCGAGGATCTGCAGGCCAAGAACAAGGCAGGCAAGGCGCTGCTGTCGTTGCCCTCGGGGGCGCGCGTCGTGGCGCCACGGCCGTTGGCGAACCGGGACCAGGATTGGCTGGCCGCCGTCACCACCGAAGGCCGTCTGCTGGTCTTCCCGGTGCGCGATTTGCCGCAGCTGGGCAAGGGCAAAGGCAACAAGATCATCGGCATCCCGGGCGATCGCGTCGCCAGTCGAGAGGAATATCTGACGGGCCTCGCTGTGCTGCCGGAAGGGGCGACGCTGGTGTTGCAGGCCGGCAAGCGTACCTTGTCGCTGAAAGCCGATGACCTGGAGCACTACAAAGGCGAACGTGGCAGGCGTGGAAACAAGCTGCCACGCGGCTTCCAGCGTGTGGACGGGCTGCTGGTGGAAACCGCGAACTAA
- a CDS encoding YqiA/YcfP family alpha/beta fold hydrolase, with the protein MQPAIVYMHGLNSSPLSQKASQLTAALERIGSVDRLRVPALHHHPRQAIAQLEAAIHELGRPVLVGSSLGGYYATHLAERHGLKALLINPAVTPHRHFDGYLGPQTNLYTGEVWQLTEDHVTALAELEVPPPRDAQRYQVWLQTGDETLDYRHAASFYQGCAVRIQAGGDHGFQGFAERLPALLAFAGFDPAAFAELDFSDL; encoded by the coding sequence ATGCAGCCCGCCATCGTATATATGCACGGCCTCAACAGCTCTCCGCTGTCGCAGAAGGCCAGTCAGCTGACCGCGGCCCTGGAGCGTATCGGCTCGGTCGATCGGCTGCGAGTGCCCGCCTTGCACCATCATCCACGCCAGGCCATCGCCCAGCTCGAAGCGGCCATCCATGAACTGGGGCGCCCCGTGCTGGTCGGCAGCTCCCTTGGCGGATACTATGCGACGCACCTTGCTGAGCGCCACGGGCTCAAGGCGCTGCTGATCAATCCGGCAGTAACGCCGCATCGTCACTTCGATGGCTATCTCGGGCCGCAGACCAACCTCTATACCGGTGAGGTCTGGCAGCTCACCGAGGATCACGTCACGGCGCTCGCCGAGCTGGAGGTTCCACCGCCGCGCGATGCCCAGCGCTATCAGGTCTGGCTGCAGACGGGCGACGAGACGCTGGATTACCGCCATGCGGCGAGCTTCTACCAGGGCTGCGCCGTGCGGATTCAGGCCGGCGGCGACCATGGCTTCCAGGGCTTCGCCGAGCGCCTTCCCGCTTTGCTGGCATTCGCCGGTTTCGATCCGGCTGCCTTTGCCGAACTCGACTTTTCCGATTTATAA
- a CDS encoding esterase-like activity of phytase family protein, with translation MNRCWLLLLLALVAPAWAAQDLAELELVSEHPVEGIERGNLSGLAWCGDALWAVSDREDDVLYRLDASDTVWRAEAERFDLPPVPNTGLSWGVRIRAAITGLVRGGEMDFEGLSCDSLGNRYLVSEAHAAVLQVSPAGTAQWLNLPDELVRQARASGMLLQFNAMFEGLAVDPDADRLWLAAEHSRRGLMVMHRKQNAWKCTGGCVLLAEGGRESPPPAMHEGEQPRRFSGLAYHQGKLFTLEPVRHRVCRRASATGDSEACWTYATTALADERRYDTPFGNAEALWVDAEGAWIGIDNNEMTRADGEKRPVVWRFAAPKGGWGVKQ, from the coding sequence TTGAACCGTTGCTGGCTTTTACTGCTGCTGGCGCTAGTGGCGCCGGCGTGGGCTGCTCAGGACCTTGCAGAACTGGAGCTGGTCAGCGAGCATCCAGTCGAAGGTATCGAACGGGGCAACCTGTCCGGGCTGGCCTGGTGCGGCGACGCGCTCTGGGCGGTATCGGACCGCGAAGATGACGTGCTATACCGGCTCGATGCCAGCGATACCGTCTGGCGCGCCGAGGCCGAGCGCTTCGACTTGCCGCCCGTGCCGAATACCGGGTTGTCATGGGGCGTGCGTATACGGGCCGCCATCACCGGCTTGGTGCGCGGCGGCGAGATGGATTTCGAGGGGCTGAGCTGCGACAGCCTCGGTAACCGCTACCTGGTCAGCGAAGCGCACGCGGCGGTGTTGCAGGTCAGCCCGGCGGGCACGGCACAATGGCTCAATCTTCCCGATGAGCTGGTCCGTCAGGCCCGTGCGAGCGGTATGTTGCTGCAGTTCAACGCCATGTTCGAAGGGCTTGCCGTCGACCCGGACGCAGATCGGCTCTGGCTTGCGGCCGAACACAGTCGTCGCGGGCTGATGGTGATGCACCGCAAGCAGAACGCCTGGAAGTGCACTGGTGGATGTGTTTTGCTGGCTGAAGGGGGGCGCGAGTCGCCGCCGCCTGCCATGCATGAAGGCGAGCAGCCGCGACGGTTTTCCGGCCTGGCGTACCATCAGGGCAAGCTGTTCACTCTGGAGCCCGTCCGGCATCGGGTCTGCCGGCGCGCGTCGGCCACAGGCGATAGCGAAGCGTGCTGGACGTACGCGACCACGGCGCTGGCCGATGAGCGTCGCTACGACACGCCGTTCGGCAATGCCGAGGCCTTGTGGGTGGATGCTGAGGGCGCCTGGATCGGCATCGACAATAATGAAATGACGCGCGCCGACGGGGAAAAACGGCCGGTCGTCTGGCGCTTTGCCGCACCCAAGGGCGGTTGGGGTGTCAAGCAGTGA
- a CDS encoding AhpA/YtjB family protein has translation MNRPASVKPDNFFLLIYRALRQRRVPLVLRVASHTLLLVALALVIYAWVMGMQFKHAMEQQAEALGQSLITQTAASATDLLVANDILSLNVLLSNLVKNPLVAHAAIYSVDNRVLAESGTRPQRNLLGDEEGLYSTPISFQEVIAGHLRISLDMRQFQQPMTISLQSMGLLALILLALTLILSTRLGRQISLPLMQLRLWLRDPDDPAPGAGRQDEIGDLARQLQARLVPEEPEPEIELDDSMQDLYSAHLDTPVAAPSSAYRHTGIDPTDRGEDDEDDDHALGAVPVDADENLLLDDDPPFETPAPRPAPIATTPAVPASAGKSGVLAVQLGAQEQLRRLPRDRLTELLQRYRDCLEQAATLYQAELHTLNDGSSLMLFHSQDDEQNYLTHALCCGELMRALGHALQIEVADSGLTLNLQLGLTQGEGLYDLSQGDLLLSEPAQAALAMSQHSRNLLLIEREIGEDRLILQRARIRPIASPEGACCVERLLEPYPSLLERQLARMSELRNRR, from the coding sequence GTGAACCGGCCCGCGTCCGTCAAGCCTGACAACTTCTTTCTGCTGATCTACCGCGCACTACGCCAACGGCGCGTTCCGTTGGTACTGCGGGTAGCCAGCCACACCCTGTTACTGGTGGCCCTGGCCCTGGTGATCTATGCCTGGGTCATGGGCATGCAGTTCAAGCATGCGATGGAACAGCAGGCCGAGGCCCTCGGGCAGAGCCTGATCACCCAGACCGCCGCCTCGGCAACCGACCTGCTGGTGGCCAATGACATCCTCAGCCTCAACGTGCTGCTGAGCAATCTAGTGAAGAACCCACTGGTCGCCCATGCGGCGATCTACAGCGTCGACAATCGCGTGCTGGCCGAATCAGGCACACGCCCGCAGCGCAATCTGCTGGGTGATGAAGAAGGGCTGTATTCCACGCCCATCAGCTTCCAGGAGGTGATCGCCGGGCACCTGCGCATCAGCCTGGACATGCGGCAGTTTCAGCAACCGATGACCATCAGCCTGCAAAGCATGGGGCTGCTCGCGCTGATCCTTCTGGCACTGACATTGATCCTGAGCACCCGCCTCGGCCGACAGATCTCCCTGCCCTTGATGCAATTGCGCCTGTGGCTCCGCGACCCGGACGATCCTGCCCCTGGGGCCGGCCGCCAGGACGAGATCGGCGATCTGGCCCGGCAGCTGCAGGCACGCCTGGTGCCCGAGGAGCCCGAACCCGAGATCGAGCTGGACGACAGCATGCAGGATCTCTATTCGGCGCACCTCGACACACCGGTCGCGGCGCCGAGCAGTGCCTACCGGCACACCGGAATCGACCCGACCGACCGCGGCGAAGATGACGAAGACGATGATCATGCGCTAGGCGCGGTGCCAGTCGACGCAGACGAAAACCTTCTGCTCGACGATGACCCGCCGTTCGAAACCCCTGCACCGCGTCCGGCGCCGATAGCGACTACCCCCGCAGTACCGGCGTCTGCCGGCAAGAGCGGCGTGCTGGCAGTCCAGCTCGGCGCCCAGGAGCAATTGCGCCGCCTGCCCCGCGATCGGCTCACCGAGCTGCTGCAGCGGTACCGCGATTGCCTGGAGCAGGCCGCGACCCTGTATCAGGCCGAACTCCACACGCTCAACGATGGCAGCAGCCTGATGCTGTTCCACAGTCAGGACGACGAGCAGAACTACCTGACTCATGCCCTGTGCTGCGGTGAACTGATGCGTGCCCTTGGACACGCCCTGCAGATCGAAGTCGCCGATAGCGGCCTTACCCTGAATCTGCAACTCGGCCTGACCCAGGGCGAGGGCCTCTATGATCTCAGCCAGGGCGATCTGCTGCTCAGCGAGCCCGCACAGGCTGCCCTGGCCATGTCGCAGCACAGCCGCAACCTGCTGCTGATCGAACGTGAAATTGGCGAAGACCGCCTGATCCTCCAGCGCGCGCGCATTCGGCCCATCGCCAGCCCCGAAGGTGCCTGCTGCGTCGAGCGCCTGCTCGAGCCCTACCCGTCCCTGCTCGAACGCCAGCTCGCACGCATGAGTGAACTGCGCAACCGCCGCTAA
- the cpdA gene encoding 3',5'-cyclic-AMP phosphodiesterase, which produces MAAAPLTANNDSVLLVQLTDSHLFAEADGRLLGMDTAASLQRVVDLVLHEQPCVDLILATGDLSQDGSLASYARFRQLSERIDALARWCPGNHDDLEAMREATRDSELMTPVLEAGAWRVVMLDTLVPGSVFGLLRDDQLALLERTLLEAPERPHLVCLHHHPVTIGSRWMDSIGLHNREALFEVLDRFSCVKALLWGHIHQEFDGWRGGVRLLATPSTGVQFAPGSEDFQVDTRAPGYRWLRLHDNGELETGVSRVVGVDFEVDYDVKGY; this is translated from the coding sequence TTGGCTGCTGCGCCCCTCACTGCTAACAACGATTCGGTGCTGCTCGTGCAGCTGACCGACAGCCATCTGTTTGCCGAGGCGGACGGGCGACTGCTGGGCATGGACACCGCGGCAAGCCTGCAGCGAGTCGTCGACCTGGTCTTGCACGAACAACCTTGCGTTGATCTGATTCTGGCCACCGGGGACCTGTCACAGGACGGCTCCCTCGCGTCCTATGCACGGTTTCGTCAGCTTTCCGAGCGCATCGATGCGCTGGCGCGCTGGTGCCCGGGCAACCATGACGACTTGGAGGCCATGCGGGAGGCCACGCGTGACAGCGAACTGATGACGCCCGTCCTCGAAGCGGGCGCCTGGCGCGTGGTGATGCTCGATACGTTGGTGCCCGGTTCGGTGTTCGGGTTGCTGCGCGACGATCAACTGGCGCTGCTGGAACGCACCCTGCTAGAAGCCCCGGAGCGGCCTCATCTGGTCTGTCTGCACCACCATCCCGTCACCATCGGCAGTCGCTGGATGGACAGCATCGGCTTGCATAACCGAGAAGCGCTGTTCGAGGTGCTCGATCGCTTCAGTTGCGTCAAGGCATTGCTCTGGGGCCATATTCATCAGGAGTTCGATGGTTGGCGCGGCGGTGTCCGGTTGCTGGCGACGCCGTCGACCGGCGTGCAGTTCGCCCCTGGCAGCGAGGATTTCCAGGTCGACACCCGCGCGCCAGGCTATCGCTGGCTGCGGCTGCACGACAACGGTGAGCTCGAGACGGGCGTCTCGCGCGTGGTCGGCGTCGATTTCGAGGTCGATTACGACGTCAAGGGGTACTGA